Within the Arthrobacter sp. UKPF54-2 genome, the region GCGTCCCTTCCTGGACACCAACGTCGTCGGCACGTACACCCTGATCGAGGCTGCGCGAAGGCACGGAACGCGCTTCCACCACATTTCCACCGACGAGGTCTACGGCGACCTTGAACTCGACGATCCCGGGCGGTTCACCGAGTCCACCCCGTATAACCCGTCCAGCCCGTATTCCTCAACCAAGGCCGCCTCGGACCTGCTGGTGCGCGCCTGGGTGCGGTCCTTCGGCCTGCAGGCGACCATCAGCAACTGCTCCAACAACTTCGGTCCCTATCAGCACGTGGAGAAGTTCATCCCGCGCCAGATCACCAACGTCCTCGACGGAATCCGGCCCAAGCTGTACGGCCGGGGCGAGAACGTCCGGGACTGGATCCACGCTAACGACCACTCCTCCGCTGTCCTGGCCATCATCGTCGGGGGCCGGATCGGAGAGACGTACCTGATCGGCGCCGACGGCGAACGGAGCAACCGGGACGTCGTGGAGCTGATCCTCAAGCAGTTGGGCCAGGCCGCGGACGCCTACGACCTGGTGGTTGACCGGCCCGGCCACGACCTGCGCTACGCGATCGACTCGTCCAAGCTCCGCGCCGAGCTCGGCTGGGAGCCGCGGTTCTCCAACTTCGAGGCCGGGCTCGAGGACACCATCGACTGGTACCGGAACAACGAGGACTGGTGGCGCCCGCAGAAGGCCGCAACCGAAGCCAGATACGCGGAACAGGGCCAATAAGCCATGCCGATCGAATTCGGGAAGCAGCTCACAGCCCACCCCACCCCGATTCCCGGCGTCGTGCTCTATGACCTTCCGGTGCACGGGGACAGCCGGGGCTGGTTCAAGGAGAACTGGCAGCGCGAAAAAATGCTCGCCGTGGGCCTGCCAGACTTCCACCCGGTGCAGAACAACATCTCGTTCAACGCGAAAGCCGGGACCACCCGCGGGATCCACGCCGAGCCGTGGGACAAATTCATTTCCGTCGCGACGGGCAGGGTTTTCGGCGCCTGGGTGGACCTGCGCGAGGGCCCCACCTTCGGGGTGGTCTTCACCGCGGTCCTGGATCCTAGCCGTGCCATCTTCATCCCCCGCGGCGTAGGCAACGCCTTCCAGGCCCTCGAAGACAACACCGCCTACACCTACCTGGTCAATGACCACTGGTCCGCCGACGCACAGCAGCGGTACACCTTCCTCAACCTCGCCGACGAAACGGCGGCCATCACCTGGCCGGTGCCACTGGAACAGGCCGAACTCTCGGAGCAGGACAGGGCGCACCCCCGGCTCGCGGACGTGGTTCCGATGCCGCCAAAAAAAACCCTCGTCCTCGGTGCCGACGGCCAGCTGGGCAGGGCACTGCGGGCCCTTTACGACGGCGACCGTTCCGTTGAGTTCGCCGGCCGCGCCGAGTTCGACCTGGGCAGCGAGGATTCCTTCGCAGCACGGAACTGGCGGGACTACTCCACGGTCATCAACGCCGCAGCTTACACCGCCGTGGACGACGCCGAGACGCCCGCGGGGCGGGCCGCTGCGTGGCAGATCAATGTCACCGCCGTCACCCGGCTGGCCCGCGCCGCCGTTGAGCACGGCCTCACGCTGGTCCACGTATCCTCGGACTACGTTTTCGACGGCAGCCGGGAGGTCCACGGTGAGGATGAACCGCCGTCGCCGCTGGGCGTGTACGGCCAGACCAAAGCCGCCGCCGACGCCGTCGTGGGCGTGGTGCCCCGCCACTACATCGTGCGAACCAGCTGGGTGGTGGGCGAGGGGAACAACTTTGTCCGCACTATGGCAGTCCTGGCGGCCCGCGGTATCAAACCCGCCGTCGTCAATGACCAGACCGGCCGGCTGAGCTTCACCGCGGACCTCGCCGCCGGCATCCGGCACCTGCTCGACACCGCGGCGCCCTACGGCACCTACAACCTCAGCAACGGCGGAGATCCCCGCAGCTGGGCGGACATCGCCGGAGAGATCTACGAGCTCAGCGGCAGTCCCGCCTCCGCCGTGCAAGGGGTCAGCACGGCCGAATACTTCGCCGGCAGGACCGCGGCCCCGCGCCCGGCGAACAGCACTCTGGACCTGGCCAAGCTGGCATCCCGAGGGTTTCACCCGCCCGCGGCCGAAGCCAGGCTGAGGGAATACCTGGCCGGCGCCGGCTGAAGCGCCCGGCAGCCCAACGGCCCCTGTCAGCCCCGCACGGTAGCGTAGGGCTGTGCCTGAAACGCTGACCCCACCGACCCCGCCATCGCCGTTGACCGTGGCCGAGCTCTCCGAATCGGAACTCCTCGCCCGGATCTTCCCGCGACTCCACGGCGGGGACCCCACCCCGGGCACCGGCACCCTGCTCCTGGGCCCCGGAGACGACGCCGCGATCGTGGCGGCCCCCGACGGCCGGGCAGTGGTCAGCATCGACACCCAGGTGGTGGACCAGGATTTCAGGCTCGAGTGGAACAACGGCTACCGGACCACCGGCTACGACGTCGGCTGGAAAGCAGCCGCCCAGAACCTCAGCGACATCAACGCCATGGGCGCCCGTGCCACCTCGATGGTGGTGAGCCTGACCATGCCGCCCGAAACCCCCGTGGGCTGGGTGGAGGACTTCGCCGACGGGCTGAGCGCCGGCATCCGCGAACTGGGCGCCCCCGACTGCGCCGTGGCGGGCGGGGACCTGGGCCGCGGACGCGAACTGGCCGTCAGCGTCGCCATCCTGGGCACCCTCGACGGACAGGCCCCGGTGCTGCGCTCCGGTGCCCGGCCGGGGGACACCCTGGCGCTCGCCGGCAGCGTCGGACGGGCCGCCGCCGGATTGGCCCTGCTGGAATCGGCCACCCCGGTGCAGGCGCTGAACCGGGAACAGCGCGCCCTGATGGCCACCCAGTGCCGCCCTGTGCCGCCGCTCGCAGCCGGTCCGCTGGCCCGGGAAGCCGGCGCCACCGCCCTGATGGACATCTCCGACGGCCTGGTCCGGGACGGGGTGCGGATGGCCGCCGCCAGCCACGCCGTGCTCAACCTGGACCCCGCGGTGCTGAAGGAGCTCGCGGCGCCGCTGGAGCCGGCCGCCGCCCTGCTGGGCGCGGACCCGCTGGACTGGGTGCTCGGCGGCGGCGAGGACCACGGCCTGCTGGCTGCCTTCCCGGCGGGCGTTCAGCTGCCTCCCGGTTTCACTGCGATAGGCTCGGTAGAAGCCCCTGCACCAACGGACAGCACGGGCGTGACAATAGCGGGCCGGCCCGCTGACACTGTGGGATGGGATCACTTTGCAGACTAAAATTGCCGCCAACGCGCAAGCGATGAAGCGGTGGTTGGGCAAGGCGGAAACAACGCTTGGGAACCACAGCGACCGCCTGAACGCCATCAATATCTTCCCCGTCGCCGACGGCGACACCGGAACCAACCTCTACCTCACGGTGCGCGCCGCCGCCCGGGCCCTCCACGACGTTGCCACCGACACTGCCGCCCTGCCCCAGCTCAGCGCCGACACCCCGGTGCACGCGGTGGGCGCGCCGGATCCGGCCCAGAACGACGTCGGCGCCGTCCTGGCGCGGGCCGGCCAGGCCGCGATCGAGCAGGCGCGCGGCAACTCCGGCACACTGTTCGCCGTCTTCCTCTGTGCCGCGGCCGAACCCCTGGCCGGGCACACCCGGCTCAGCTCGCCGCTGCTGGCCGCCGCGCTCAACCGCGCCCAGATCCGGGCCTGGTCCGCGCTGAGCGACCCGGTCCCGGGCACCATGCTCTCCGTGATGGAGGCCGCCGCCCGCGCCGCCGCCGCCGTCGACGCCGAGCACGACGGCGACGACAGCAACCACACCCTCGGCCTGGCCCTCGACGCCGCCGTCGAGGCCGCCCTGGCCGCCGTGGTGCACACCGAGGACCAGCTCGAGGCCCTGCACACCGCCCATGTGGTGGACGCCGGCGGCGTCGGGATGCTCCTGGTGCTGGACTGCCTGCGCTCCGCCGTGCTCGGCGAAGAACTCCAGGACCAGCTCCTCGACGGGCTGCACGGCTACGACGTCCAGGACCCCCACATCCACGCGGACATGCCGCGGGACGACGGCGTGGAGCTCATGTGCACCATCACGCTCTCGCCGCTGGACGCGGCCACCATGCGACAACGGCTCGACGAGATGGGCGAGTCCGTGATCATGAGCCAAGTGGGCGGCGACGCCGACGCCAACGGCGCCTACCGCTGGCGCGTCCACGTCCACGTGCCCGACGCCGGCCCCGCCGTCGCCATGATCCGCTCGCTCGGCGAACCCTCGGACATCAGCGTCAGCGACCTGGCCGTCCCGCGTGACCCCGACGCAGGCGTCCCCGACGGTCCCCGCAGCGCGGCCCGCGACGGACATGACCACTGAACTTGACCTCGGCCTGGAACGCCGGATCGGGAAGCGTTCCGCGGCCGTCATCGAGAAACACCTCGGCATCACCACCGTCGGCGGGCTGCTGAACTACTTCCCGCGCCGCTACATGAACCGCGGCGAGTTGACCCTCATCAGCGAGGTCCCGCTGGACGAGGAGGTCACGCTGATCGCCCGCGTGGTCTCCAGCAGCACCCGGCAGATGCGCGCCCGCCGCGGCTCACTGACCGACGTCGTGATCACCGACGAGGCCGGCTCAGGAACCGCCGCCCGTCCCGCCGGGGCTGTGCCCGGAACCCTCAAGGTGAGCTTCTTCAACGGCTTCCGCGCCAAGGCAGAGCTGCAGCCCGGCCGGCGCGCCCTGTTTTCCGGAAAGATCACCCGCTACGGCGGCGCGCTGGGACTGACCAACCCCGAGTTCCAGCTGCTCGATGAAGACCCGGACATCCCGGGCATGGACCCGGAAAAGCTCGCGGCCATGCCCATCCCGGTGTACCCGGCTACCGCCAAGCTGACCAGCTGGTCTATCCAGAAGGTCGTCTCCACCCTGCTGGATACCGCTGACCTCGACGCAGTCCCGGACCCGCTCCCGGCTGAGATCGCCGCCCGGGAAAAGTTCCTCCCGGTCGCCGCCGCGTACCGCCTGATCCACGCGCCGGAGACCGCGTCGGACTGGCAGCGCGCCCGGGCCCGCTTCCGCTACCAGGAAGCCCTGGTGCTGCAGTCCGCCTTGGCCCGGCGCCGCGCCCAGCTGGCCGCCGAGGAGGCGACCGCCCGCCGGCCGGTGCCCGGCGGCCTGCTGACGGCCTTTGACCGCCAGCTGCCGTTCACCCTGACCGCGGGCCAGGCCGCCGTCGGCAAGACCCTCGCCGAGGAACTGGCGCTGGACTCGCCGATGAACCGGCTGTTGCAGGGCGAGGTCGGCTCGGGCAAGACCATTGTGGCCCTGCGGGCCATGCTGCAGGTGGTCGACGCCGGGGGACAGGCCGCGCTGCTGGCCCCCACGGAGGTGCTCGCGGCCCAGCACTTCGACTCCATCCGCCGCACCCTCGGGCCGCTGTCCCGTGACGGGCTGCTCGGCGGCCTCGGCCCGGACGCCGTCCAGGTCACCCTCCTCACCGGCTCCATGCCCACCGCCGCCCGGAAACAGGCCATGCTGGACGCCGCCTCCGGGACCGCGGGGATCGTGATCGGCACCCACGCGCTGCTCAGCGAAAACGTCTCCTTCTACGACCTCGGCCTGATCGTGGTGGACGAACAGCACCGCTTCGGCGTCGAGCAGCGGGACGCCCTCCGGTCCAAGGCGAGCAAACCGCCGCACCTGCTGGTCATGACCGCCACCCCCATCCCCCGCACCGTGGCCATGACCGTGTTCGGCGACCTGGAAACCTCTGTCTTGGACGAACTGCCCGCGGGCCGCGCGCCTATCTCCACCCACGTGGTGGGCCTCGCCGAACACCCCGCCTGGGCCTCCCGGATCTGGTCCCGTGCGCGGGAGGAAATTGACGCCGGCCACCAGGTTTACGTCGTGTGCCCCAAAATCGGCACCGACGACGACGGCGACTTCAGCCCCGGGGAGGCCGAGCCCACCGACGCGGACCTGGCTGAAAACGGCACCCGGGAGCTGGCCTCCGTCACCGGCGTCGTCGAGCTGCTGCGGGACGAACCGGCACTGGCCGGGGTGCCCGTGGCGCCGCTGCACGGCCGGCAGGACCCGGTTCTGAAGTCCGAAACCATGGCCGCCTTCACCGCCAACCAGACCAAACTGCTGGTCTCCACCACGGTGATCGAGGTCGGCGTCGACGTGCACAACGCGACACTGATGGTGATCCTGGACGCGGACCGGTTCGGCATTTCCCAGCTCCACCAGCTCCGCGGCCGTGTGGGCCGCGGCGGGCTGCCGGGAACCTGCCTGCTGGTCACCACCCTGGAGCCCGAGCATCCCAGCCGGCGGCGGCTGGACGCGGTGGCGGCCACCACCGACGGCTTTGCCCTCTCTCAGGAGGACCTCAAACTGCGCCGCGAAGGCGACATCCTAGGGGCCTCGCAGTCGGGCGGCCGCTCGACGCTGAAGCTGCTGCGGGTGCTCGAGCACGAGGACGTGATCGCCCGGGCTCGGCAGGACGCCCAGGCGATCGTCGGCGCGGACCCGGACCTAGCCCGGCACGCCGGCCTCGCCGCGGCCATCGACGACTACCTCAACCCGGAGAAGGAGGCGTTCCTTGAACGCGGCTAGCCCACACAGCGCAGCGAGCGAGACCACAGGACCGGCCACGGCCGGGCGGGGGAGCCTGCCATGAGCCGGATCATCGCCGGCGCCGCCGGCGGCACGCCGCTGGTCAGCGTGCCGGGCTCCCTGACCCGCCCCACCACGGACCGGGTCAAGGAGGCCCTGTTCTCGCGGCTGGACGCCTTCGAGGTCATCGCCGACGCCCGGGTCCTGGACCTTTACGCCGGGTCTGGCTCACTCGGGGTGGAAAGCGCCAGCCGCGGCGCGCGCACCGTTGACCTGGTGGAATTCGACGGTAAGGCCAGCGAGGTCTGCCAGCGCAACGCGGACCTCGTCAACTCCGTGGCGGGGCGCAAGACGGTCTCCGTGCACCGCTCCAAAGTGGAGTCGTTCCTGGACCGGGCCGCCGCGGAGACCGCCTGGGACCTGGTGCTCCTGGACCCGCCCTACCCGCTGGACGAGGTGGCCCTGGCCGCCGTGCTCGCCAAGCTGCTCCCGCACCTGGCCGGGGGCGCCGTCGTCGTCGTGGAACGCTCGGCCCGGACCCCGGAGCCGTCCTGGCCGGAAGGGATGGAGCGGTTCGCGGAAAAGAAGTACGGCGAAACCCGGCTCTGGTTCGCCGAGCCCGGCGTCGACACGCAGGCGGAATCCGAGGCGGGGGAGCCTGCTGAGACTGAGGAGTCCCGCGGCTAGTCCGAAAGCACGTCCAGCTCCACGCCGGAGAGCACCTTCGCCGGGTGCGGTCCGCGGGCAGTCAGGGCCGCGGTCCACACCTCAGGCCACGGTCCCTGTGTGCCGGTCAGGATGACGTTGCCGGGATAGCGGCCGGCGAACATTCCCGCCTCGGCAAACGCGGACACATCCGCCATTGCCCGGCGCAGCGCGGCCACCTGGCTGCGCACCAGGGTCAGGCCCGGCTCGTCGCCGACATTGACGATCAGCACGCCGCGCGCGGTCAGCCGGGCGGCGGCCTCCTGGTAGAACTCCGTGGTTGCGATGTGGGCAGGCGCTTCCGGGCCGGAGAAGATGTCCAGGATCACGACGTCGAACCGCAGGTCCGCGGGCAGTGTGGCCAGGGACTCCCTGGCGTCCCCGATCACGGTGTGCAGCGCGGTGCCCTCCGGCATCGGCAGGTGCTGGAGCACAAAGTCCAACAGTTCCCGCTCCAGCTCCACCGCATACTGCGCCGAACCCGGCCGGGTCGCCTGGATGTAGCG harbors:
- a CDS encoding DAK2 domain-containing protein, which gives rise to MKRWLGKAETTLGNHSDRLNAINIFPVADGDTGTNLYLTVRAAARALHDVATDTAALPQLSADTPVHAVGAPDPAQNDVGAVLARAGQAAIEQARGNSGTLFAVFLCAAAEPLAGHTRLSSPLLAAALNRAQIRAWSALSDPVPGTMLSVMEAAARAAAAVDAEHDGDDSNHTLGLALDAAVEAALAAVVHTEDQLEALHTAHVVDAGGVGMLLVLDCLRSAVLGEELQDQLLDGLHGYDVQDPHIHADMPRDDGVELMCTITLSPLDAATMRQRLDEMGESVIMSQVGGDADANGAYRWRVHVHVPDAGPAVAMIRSLGEPSDISVSDLAVPRDPDAGVPDGPRSAARDGHDH
- the rsmD gene encoding 16S rRNA (guanine(966)-N(2))-methyltransferase RsmD, with the protein product MSRIIAGAAGGTPLVSVPGSLTRPTTDRVKEALFSRLDAFEVIADARVLDLYAGSGSLGVESASRGARTVDLVEFDGKASEVCQRNADLVNSVAGRKTVSVHRSKVESFLDRAAAETAWDLVLLDPPYPLDEVALAAVLAKLLPHLAGGAVVVVERSARTPEPSWPEGMERFAEKKYGETRLWFAEPGVDTQAESEAGEPAETEESRG
- a CDS encoding bifunctional dTDP-4-dehydrorhamnose 3,5-epimerase family protein/NAD(P)-dependent oxidoreductase yields the protein MPIEFGKQLTAHPTPIPGVVLYDLPVHGDSRGWFKENWQREKMLAVGLPDFHPVQNNISFNAKAGTTRGIHAEPWDKFISVATGRVFGAWVDLREGPTFGVVFTAVLDPSRAIFIPRGVGNAFQALEDNTAYTYLVNDHWSADAQQRYTFLNLADETAAITWPVPLEQAELSEQDRAHPRLADVVPMPPKKTLVLGADGQLGRALRALYDGDRSVEFAGRAEFDLGSEDSFAARNWRDYSTVINAAAYTAVDDAETPAGRAAAWQINVTAVTRLARAAVEHGLTLVHVSSDYVFDGSREVHGEDEPPSPLGVYGQTKAAADAVVGVVPRHYIVRTSWVVGEGNNFVRTMAVLAARGIKPAVVNDQTGRLSFTADLAAGIRHLLDTAAPYGTYNLSNGGDPRSWADIAGEIYELSGSPASAVQGVSTAEYFAGRTAAPRPANSTLDLAKLASRGFHPPAAEARLREYLAGAG
- the thiL gene encoding thiamine-phosphate kinase, coding for MPETLTPPTPPSPLTVAELSESELLARIFPRLHGGDPTPGTGTLLLGPGDDAAIVAAPDGRAVVSIDTQVVDQDFRLEWNNGYRTTGYDVGWKAAAQNLSDINAMGARATSMVVSLTMPPETPVGWVEDFADGLSAGIRELGAPDCAVAGGDLGRGRELAVSVAILGTLDGQAPVLRSGARPGDTLALAGSVGRAAAGLALLESATPVQALNREQRALMATQCRPVPPLAAGPLAREAGATALMDISDGLVRDGVRMAAASHAVLNLDPAVLKELAAPLEPAAALLGADPLDWVLGGGEDHGLLAAFPAGVQLPPGFTAIGSVEAPAPTDSTGVTIAGRPADTVGWDHFAD
- a CDS encoding ATP-dependent DNA helicase RecG, with translation MTTELDLGLERRIGKRSAAVIEKHLGITTVGGLLNYFPRRYMNRGELTLISEVPLDEEVTLIARVVSSSTRQMRARRGSLTDVVITDEAGSGTAARPAGAVPGTLKVSFFNGFRAKAELQPGRRALFSGKITRYGGALGLTNPEFQLLDEDPDIPGMDPEKLAAMPIPVYPATAKLTSWSIQKVVSTLLDTADLDAVPDPLPAEIAAREKFLPVAAAYRLIHAPETASDWQRARARFRYQEALVLQSALARRRAQLAAEEATARRPVPGGLLTAFDRQLPFTLTAGQAAVGKTLAEELALDSPMNRLLQGEVGSGKTIVALRAMLQVVDAGGQAALLAPTEVLAAQHFDSIRRTLGPLSRDGLLGGLGPDAVQVTLLTGSMPTAARKQAMLDAASGTAGIVIGTHALLSENVSFYDLGLIVVDEQHRFGVEQRDALRSKASKPPHLLVMTATPIPRTVAMTVFGDLETSVLDELPAGRAPISTHVVGLAEHPAWASRIWSRAREEIDAGHQVYVVCPKIGTDDDGDFSPGEAEPTDADLAENGTRELASVTGVVELLRDEPALAGVPVAPLHGRQDPVLKSETMAAFTANQTKLLVSTTVIEVGVDVHNATLMVILDADRFGISQLHQLRGRVGRGGLPGTCLLVTTLEPEHPSRRRLDAVAATTDGFALSQEDLKLRREGDILGASQSGGRSTLKLLRVLEHEDVIARARQDAQAIVGADPDLARHAGLAAAIDDYLNPEKEAFLERG
- the rfbB gene encoding dTDP-glucose 4,6-dehydratase; amino-acid sequence: MQRLLITGGAGFIGANFVRHVLAHTGDHVTVLDKLTYAGNRKSLEGLPEERFRFVHGDICDAALVDALVAGADVVVHYAAESHNDNSLHDPRPFLDTNVVGTYTLIEAARRHGTRFHHISTDEVYGDLELDDPGRFTESTPYNPSSPYSSTKAASDLLVRAWVRSFGLQATISNCSNNFGPYQHVEKFIPRQITNVLDGIRPKLYGRGENVRDWIHANDHSSAVLAIIVGGRIGETYLIGADGERSNRDVVELILKQLGQAADAYDLVVDRPGHDLRYAIDSSKLRAELGWEPRFSNFEAGLEDTIDWYRNNEDWWRPQKAATEARYAEQGQ
- a CDS encoding spermidine synthase, with product MSANRTPATRFLRATGQHAVIEPDEFTEGGFVLSIGGAEQSHVNLSDPEDIFYEYLRRIGHVVDLAAPWGEPITALHLGAGALTLARYIQATRPGSAQYAVELERELLDFVLQHLPMPEGTALHTVIGDARESLATLPADLRFDVVILDIFSGPEAPAHIATTEFYQEAAARLTARGVLIVNVGDEPGLTLVRSQVAALRRAMADVSAFAEAGMFAGRYPGNVILTGTQGPWPEVWTAALTARGPHPAKVLSGVELDVLSD